A stretch of Planctomycetaceae bacterium DNA encodes these proteins:
- a CDS encoding M56 family metallopeptidase, producing the protein MNEHSWITVLNQIGVEQLSGIAISSTLLCVCGRLLLWMARRQSAAVRFSLWQATGSAIMLTAVVLFAAPGIPLQTPPEPQSTELGTASLEPNNSSATSWGPQHELLTDRMSDGLVDASDGGLADFTPTDRPEFDPVFSELPVTNKDVVEVAAASIETVSNASSTVPMIAVLAVIWFAVLLCFLLSFILSAIRCRSIAANADRDIPDHVSQAALAACERLGRNACPELRLTDQSPVPFTTGLFRPVVVLPTAAVGWTTDKLCMVMAHEIAHVERRDILWHWIGRMAVCVAWFNPLVWLAAKRGFLDRERACDDRVLCAGFAETEYGQCLLEVAASLSGRRLPGTAAVSMAEPPLKQRLQWILSSTADRRSGSAGARNLLLAVFGSVAVVMGIIRPLATAPAVEADIPAQAASSTSASGVQNEPQRPSEAGDPAKPAEDAARNSTQASNTVNAVISNENGVKVADVTLVGTTPAQDTPQPELITITKPVTGLITDENGVPLEGVEVTVTLRSAVKQQIGGSHDSTLRTWWATTDSSGQFMIDISDAGHQPPTNSVAVRTAKSGYAAGMSWGGLSLKEIQDGKEFPPLKLLPGRRVTGNVLSSSGQPVAAVMHGGGHALHWMESLHVDEDGRLEVTVPASEEVAFCLYADDHSPAMISVSPNQTDLGDIRLEPGSVVSGKVLNKAGDPIEGVVVELICRETPPTLRPHVRNPTRVAVSDGDGRFSLGAAAGECVLHVTSHAPIPDRLPEVSVTGKSTPLIAPVELTLAARRENRSVDLREADTRRIRGTARWDDGTPVEDFEVTGGVSFSRGGIGTSATRTDAEGRYEMILPRAENVYLMGIGAFRDRDRGEWYMAGGSAPHVSTDSGQVITLKGLAADLDNVDNVDWELRVHRATSIQSVGDRKAAEAWRKLREALRGEREFGRHSDSEDLIGPYLPEKSVPQETPATSFLKFEEEYRGHREAVLSLVEVIRIGAPGIQREAIDRLSDQYLGHEDLARAFIYLRDYTFGLELLGADDLLRRAAGRSPHPAVRAAALFTRAEFAHRKLRNLHRLNEIESHLADLKRTSTDEVISGPKDFAERAATVLEQQVKILKAIDPQELRSNAIGWLKIVEKEYGDIPRTDTSGHTFGQDAKTLRFALEHVIVGQQAPPFEAVDVRGGVFSLFEHLGNVVVISFDTYSGRAFGNSEWSTPDEVLVKAHKDQPFRFVNIAVSNSEGAPDVLRQNAKLAPDSVRLIHDPYRGPIQSQWGVTSIPTQFVVDRSGRLRGIFSRTEQTSELVEELLKSDRANNGSPE; encoded by the coding sequence ATGAATGAACATTCGTGGATCACCGTCCTCAATCAGATCGGCGTCGAACAACTTTCCGGAATCGCCATCAGCAGCACACTGCTGTGCGTCTGCGGGCGGCTTCTGCTGTGGATGGCTCGGCGACAAAGCGCTGCCGTGCGGTTCAGCCTGTGGCAGGCCACTGGAAGTGCCATCATGCTGACGGCCGTTGTGCTGTTTGCCGCTCCAGGAATTCCGCTGCAGACACCGCCGGAACCTCAGTCGACGGAATTGGGAACCGCGTCACTTGAACCAAATAATTCTTCTGCGACATCGTGGGGGCCTCAGCACGAATTGCTAACGGACCGAATGTCGGATGGTTTGGTCGATGCATCTGACGGTGGGTTGGCCGACTTCACTCCGACAGACAGGCCTGAGTTCGATCCGGTTTTTTCCGAGCTACCCGTTACAAATAAAGACGTTGTCGAAGTAGCGGCTGCGAGCATTGAAACGGTCTCGAATGCATCTTCGACCGTGCCCATGATCGCAGTTCTGGCGGTGATCTGGTTCGCGGTACTGCTCTGTTTTCTGCTCTCGTTTATCCTGAGTGCTATTCGCTGCCGATCAATCGCGGCCAACGCGGACCGGGATATTCCTGATCACGTTTCGCAAGCGGCTCTTGCGGCCTGCGAACGGCTGGGCCGGAACGCTTGCCCGGAACTTCGACTCACCGACCAATCGCCGGTGCCGTTCACAACCGGTCTGTTTCGTCCGGTCGTTGTGTTACCGACGGCGGCTGTCGGCTGGACGACTGACAAGCTGTGCATGGTGATGGCTCATGAAATCGCTCATGTGGAACGCCGCGACATTCTGTGGCACTGGATCGGGCGAATGGCGGTCTGCGTGGCGTGGTTCAATCCGCTGGTGTGGCTGGCCGCGAAGCGAGGTTTTCTGGATCGCGAACGAGCGTGCGATGATCGAGTCCTGTGCGCGGGCTTTGCGGAAACAGAATACGGCCAGTGTCTGTTGGAAGTCGCCGCGTCGCTCAGCGGTCGCCGCCTTCCCGGAACCGCCGCCGTATCGATGGCCGAACCTCCGCTGAAGCAGCGTCTGCAGTGGATTCTGTCGTCCACAGCCGATCGCCGATCCGGTTCCGCCGGAGCTCGCAACCTTCTTCTGGCCGTCTTCGGTAGCGTGGCCGTCGTTATGGGAATCATTCGCCCTCTGGCCACCGCGCCCGCAGTCGAAGCGGACATTCCAGCTCAGGCGGCATCTTCAACTTCTGCCTCAGGAGTTCAGAACGAACCCCAACGTCCATCGGAAGCAGGTGATCCGGCGAAGCCAGCAGAGGATGCCGCCCGCAATTCAACTCAAGCGTCGAACACGGTCAATGCAGTCATTTCAAACGAGAACGGTGTGAAGGTGGCTGACGTCACTCTGGTGGGAACGACTCCCGCACAGGATACACCGCAGCCTGAATTGATCACCATCACCAAACCTGTGACGGGACTCATCACCGACGAGAACGGGGTTCCGCTCGAAGGAGTTGAAGTGACCGTTACGTTGAGATCGGCCGTCAAACAACAGATCGGGGGATCACACGATTCGACTCTACGAACCTGGTGGGCCACAACCGACAGTTCGGGGCAATTCATGATCGATATCAGCGACGCCGGCCATCAACCGCCGACAAATTCCGTTGCCGTCAGAACGGCAAAATCGGGATACGCCGCGGGCATGTCATGGGGCGGCCTTTCACTCAAGGAGATTCAGGACGGTAAAGAGTTTCCGCCATTGAAGTTGCTTCCGGGGCGAAGAGTCACCGGGAACGTGCTTTCGTCGAGCGGCCAGCCGGTGGCAGCCGTTATGCACGGCGGAGGCCATGCTCTTCATTGGATGGAAAGTCTGCACGTTGACGAAGACGGTCGACTGGAGGTCACTGTTCCCGCCAGCGAAGAAGTGGCATTCTGCCTTTACGCAGACGACCATTCGCCAGCGATGATTTCCGTGTCGCCGAATCAGACCGATCTGGGCGATATCCGGCTTGAACCGGGTTCCGTGGTCTCAGGGAAGGTTCTGAATAAAGCGGGCGATCCCATCGAAGGTGTGGTTGTTGAGCTCATCTGTCGCGAAACGCCGCCGACCCTGCGCCCCCACGTCCGGAATCCGACGCGAGTGGCTGTTTCGGATGGCGACGGACGCTTCTCTCTTGGGGCGGCAGCTGGGGAATGTGTGCTGCACGTCACGTCGCACGCCCCCATTCCCGATCGCCTGCCCGAAGTTTCCGTCACGGGAAAATCCACTCCTTTGATTGCACCTGTGGAGCTGACGCTCGCGGCCAGGAGGGAAAACCGCAGTGTCGATCTGAGAGAAGCCGACACTCGGCGAATCCGCGGGACTGCTCGCTGGGACGACGGAACTCCTGTTGAAGACTTCGAAGTCACGGGAGGCGTGTCTTTTAGTCGCGGCGGAATTGGTACGTCCGCCACAAGAACGGACGCTGAGGGCAGATATGAAATGATTCTGCCGAGAGCGGAGAATGTCTACCTGATGGGCATTGGAGCGTTTCGGGATCGTGACCGCGGCGAGTGGTATATGGCCGGTGGTTCTGCACCGCATGTTTCAACGGACTCGGGGCAGGTAATCACATTGAAAGGACTGGCTGCTGATTTGGACAATGTCGACAATGTCGACTGGGAACTTCGAGTCCATCGCGCCACTTCGATTCAATCTGTAGGTGACAGGAAAGCGGCAGAAGCGTGGCGGAAGCTGAGGGAAGCACTTCGGGGTGAACGGGAGTTCGGACGGCACTCCGATTCGGAGGATTTGATCGGTCCCTATTTACCGGAGAAATCTGTCCCGCAGGAAACACCGGCAACAAGTTTCCTGAAATTCGAAGAGGAATATCGCGGCCATCGGGAAGCAGTTCTGTCGCTTGTGGAAGTCATTAGAATTGGTGCACCCGGGATTCAACGTGAAGCCATCGATCGGCTCAGCGATCAATATTTGGGGCACGAAGATCTTGCTCGGGCGTTCATCTATCTCCGCGACTATACGTTTGGTCTGGAACTACTGGGGGCAGATGATCTGCTGCGACGAGCAGCCGGTCGTAGTCCTCATCCAGCTGTGCGTGCCGCCGCACTTTTCACCCGAGCGGAGTTTGCTCACCGGAAACTGCGAAACCTGCATCGGCTTAACGAAATCGAATCGCACCTGGCGGATCTGAAGAGAACGTCGACAGATGAGGTGATCAGTGGGCCAAAGGATTTCGCGGAGCGGGCTGCCACCGTGCTGGAACAGCAGGTGAAGATCCTGAAGGCGATCGATCCTCAGGAACTGCGATCGAATGCCATCGGCTGGTTAAAGATCGTCGAAAAGGAATACGGCGATATTCCTCGCACTGATACTTCCGGACACACATTCGGCCAGGACGCAAAGACTCTCCGCTTTGCTCTGGAACACGTCATCGTCGGACAACAAGCACCACCGTTTGAAGCGGTGGACGTGCGGGGTGGTGTCTTCAGCCTCTTCGAGCATCTCGGAAACGTCGTGGTGATCAGTTTTGATACTTACAGCGGACGTGCATTCGGGAACTCGGAATGGAGTACCCCTGATGAAGTTTTAGTGAAAGCGCACAAAGACCAGCCATTCCGGTTTGTGAACATCGCGGTGTCAAATTCAGAAGGCGCACCGGACGTGCTGCGTCAAAACGCAAAGTTGGCGCCCGATTCCGTCCGTCTGATTCATGACCCGTATCGTGGACCAATTCAGTCGCAGTGGGGAGTGACCTCAATTCCAACCCAGTTCGTCGTCGATCGTTCAGGCAGGCTGCGCGGAATCTTTTCGCGGACGGAACAGACATCTGAGCTTGTCGAAGAGCTTCTCAAAAGTGATCGTGCCAACAACGGCTCACCCGAATAA
- a CDS encoding BlaI/MecI/CopY family transcriptional regulator, whose protein sequence is MGGSKKKTPLELGKRERQIYETVLAAGEASVSDVKAKLQDPPSYSAVRATMNLLVEKNWLKFRQVGQKYLYRPAAGQEKARLAAVRRLLSSVFGDSPTDAVAALLDATAGRLTDEQLQEMSDMIQKARKENQS, encoded by the coding sequence ATGGGTGGTTCAAAAAAGAAGACTCCTCTGGAACTGGGGAAGCGGGAGCGGCAGATTTATGAAACGGTGCTGGCGGCGGGGGAGGCCAGTGTGAGTGACGTGAAGGCGAAGCTTCAGGATCCGCCCAGTTATTCGGCCGTGCGAGCCACCATGAATCTGCTGGTGGAAAAAAACTGGCTGAAGTTTCGGCAGGTCGGTCAGAAGTATCTGTACCGTCCGGCCGCCGGTCAGGAGAAAGCTCGACTGGCAGCCGTCCGGCGACTGCTGAGCAGCGTGTTTGGAGATTCGCCGACCGACGCTGTCGCAGCTTTGCTGGATGCAACGGCCGGGCGACTCACCGACGAGCAACTGCAGGAAATGTCGGACATGATTCAGAAGGCTCGCAAGGAGAACCAGTCATGA
- a CDS encoding ABC transporter ATP-binding protein, translating into MTSHCDNVVQIRELSRRYGRKQALDNITMDIPTGGVFGLVGENGAGKTTLLKHILGLLKAEQGTVQVFGLDPVKQPEDVLKNIGYLSEDRDLPEWMKVTDLIHYHSAFFADWDHAYAAELQQMFELPTNQRIRTLSRGQLARVGLLLAIAHRPQMLVLDEPSSGLDPVVRRDILAAIIRTVADEGRTVLFSSHLLDEVQRVSDSVAMLNHGKVLLCGDMADVQRQHVRFVIRLATPSVEPPDIPGALTCTGEQNEWSLLCNGQAEDARRWIHQANAEVLEQTSATLEEIFVARVAQARCG; encoded by the coding sequence ATGACGTCTCACTGTGATAATGTCGTTCAAATCAGAGAACTCAGCCGCCGCTACGGCAGGAAGCAGGCGCTGGACAACATCACCATGGACATTCCCACTGGTGGTGTGTTTGGTTTAGTCGGCGAAAACGGAGCCGGCAAGACAACTCTGCTGAAACACATTCTGGGGCTGCTGAAAGCCGAACAGGGAACCGTGCAGGTATTCGGCCTGGATCCGGTGAAGCAACCGGAAGACGTTCTGAAGAACATCGGCTATCTTTCGGAAGACCGAGACCTCCCGGAGTGGATGAAAGTGACCGATCTGATTCACTACCACTCCGCCTTCTTTGCGGACTGGGATCATGCCTACGCCGCTGAGCTGCAGCAGATGTTCGAACTGCCGACCAACCAGCGAATTCGTACGTTGTCGCGGGGTCAGTTGGCTCGGGTAGGCCTGCTGCTGGCGATTGCTCACCGCCCGCAAATGCTCGTTCTGGACGAACCGTCGTCGGGACTGGATCCGGTCGTGCGTCGCGACATTCTGGCGGCCATCATTCGCACCGTGGCTGACGAGGGTCGCACAGTCCTGTTTTCGTCTCATCTGCTGGATGAAGTGCAGCGAGTCAGCGATTCTGTGGCCATGCTGAACCATGGAAAAGTATTACTGTGTGGCGACATGGCCGATGTTCAGCGGCAGCATGTCCGGTTCGTCATTCGGCTGGCAACCCCCTCAGTTGAGCCACCGGATATCCCCGGAGCACTAACATGCACCGGAGAACAGAACGAATGGAGCCTGCTGTGCAACGGGCAGGCCGAGGATGCACGTCGCTGGATTCATCAGGCCAACGCAGAGGTTCTGGAACAGACATCAGCCACTCTGGAAGAGATCTTCGTCGCCCGAGTTGCTCAGGCTCGATGCGGGTAG
- a CDS encoding GEVED domain-containing protein, with the protein MRRSRRKRITVEQLEVRCLLTAFDPTQVTTLSPELSPEQEGSDFGMATAIEGNVAVVGAMYAVSGTDTDVRGGAAFVYVRDDAGTVDPQDDEWLYAATLSASNPDSISFFGSEVAISGDTIVVGASQHLKWEDQTGTIFVFDKPDGGWSGDIHENAVLKCSIEDTRFLGTSLAISGSTVVSTVEVWEQAADGLQTIESVGVIFEKPPNGWKGQIYETAVLRQDPTEEVLNWTSVDIEGDTVIIGGFDIQQSPQPYGVNVFRKPESGWGGTVSPSALLTSTIANPATPFRSDGWQKNLVAIDGSTIVLGLPGYSGSHQNEGAALVFVRSGDQWQSTNTHDSLLLSSVPQQDSFLAGDVQIDGNIILLTSTNWWKRPIVDQVRTSVFKMPASGWVGELTESTTLAPPMASASGVWHVAVSIDSGTILAGTAGTDVSVTESGSASIYRLDDVTQPSAIPWTQVLTPPSNGRMIEDVRLWFGQSIAIEGDIAVAGTGNWASGRFKKEGVVWVYQKIENVWTRVAELRSSHPLPFGRFGQTVAISGSTIVVGEPADERPGAVYVFERPATGWSGTIAPTARLSAEGPAISRAGMNVAVDGNTVVVAGFPAGDSTPPVLVFERPSTGWLSTTAPSAVLMRSGTRSHSGFGHSIAIEGNTIAILNTRDSWGYNVQEPYDSVFVYVRPNNGWTGTILESARLDPPENLRETLRTGYDGWSTSRVQISGSQIVLGVPASPIRTGTQTSDYVAGLLFERPASGWPGSGVPARMLLATRPSGTGIAGPVVAMNDDKVFITSFDDHTVSFFQTSLVSADGEIHEAEQLATPFETSAWNLDTDGNSLLISYPAESGKASLTGIAQITGLVRQMDFGDAPDSYRTRSAANGARHTATGPLLGRLRDGEPDAAEVLDGSSDDSVSLSSSAIDDEDGVNIRYVHRGQRMAVPYTTSGQAGRLYAWIDFNQDGDFDDEGEQIAFGDSLIEPGEHALFIDVPEDVVTGPGFARFRISTDAGLGVDGAANDGEVEDYPITIVDGVPVVLEPGSNQSDNRPLMRWTQPNGLTHYELWMTKLSTNTPVFQNLFVEGTSFQPATPLAVGRYALWVRSVSSEGNRSPWSEPKVFRIDTAPIVKVPGPVVGLRPQIQWQPLSGAVTYEIWIDNLTMGRRQLYATSVSGSAISFIPDAPLPAGTYRYWVRAIDAGNQATQWSAPQQFTIRVPFYAPQIDTLADRPEITWVDTAADEYEVYFQEQGQPFQIYRVQSHRWVPGHDLAPGRHFIWVRPVDALARRSFAWSQPLIVSTNGRPRLKSPAGITGSSTPQFSWYPVEGAVRYSIQIRNARTDTPVWTADDVTQTNHSPPMIFEDGDYQFWVQAIAADGRRGWWSPTGNFSVTAASVELPVNNIRVSLQQSGQPLLTWTKAPNMLLFDVFLTDGFRVMTRNSLPSSSFAPDETLDTGTWTFWVRAMSTDGRRGAWSQPFRFTADDYTVLEQTNTVGSVPQLSWLPIINAVRYEVFIQHMETLTVTKMSVYTSTTSVPSVLGSGRYRVWVRSISLSGDYGLWSQPVTVDVI; encoded by the coding sequence ATGCGCCGCAGTCGACGCAAGAGGATCACCGTAGAACAACTGGAAGTGCGTTGTTTGCTGACGGCATTCGATCCGACGCAGGTAACGACGTTGTCTCCTGAACTCAGTCCGGAGCAGGAGGGCAGCGATTTTGGAATGGCGACAGCCATCGAGGGAAACGTTGCTGTCGTTGGAGCCATGTATGCCGTGTCAGGCACGGACACCGACGTCCGCGGCGGAGCGGCCTTTGTCTACGTCAGGGACGACGCTGGGACTGTGGATCCGCAGGACGATGAATGGCTTTATGCGGCAACGCTTTCCGCTTCGAACCCTGACTCCATCAGCTTTTTTGGGAGTGAAGTTGCAATCAGTGGCGACACCATCGTGGTTGGGGCGTCACAACATCTGAAGTGGGAGGATCAGACCGGAACCATTTTTGTGTTCGACAAGCCCGATGGTGGCTGGTCAGGTGACATCCATGAGAACGCGGTTCTGAAGTGTTCTATCGAAGATACACGTTTTCTTGGCACATCGCTGGCGATCTCGGGCAGCACAGTCGTTTCGACGGTCGAAGTTTGGGAGCAGGCTGCCGATGGACTCCAAACCATCGAATCCGTCGGGGTGATTTTCGAGAAGCCTCCGAATGGCTGGAAAGGTCAGATTTACGAAACGGCGGTACTGCGGCAGGATCCGACCGAAGAAGTGCTGAACTGGACTTCTGTGGATATTGAAGGCGACACCGTCATTATTGGTGGCTTCGATATTCAGCAATCGCCGCAACCTTACGGTGTCAACGTCTTTCGGAAGCCGGAAAGCGGCTGGGGAGGAACAGTCTCTCCATCCGCATTGCTCACTTCCACGATTGCAAATCCTGCCACACCATTTCGCAGCGATGGCTGGCAAAAGAACCTGGTTGCCATTGATGGATCGACGATCGTACTGGGACTTCCGGGTTACTCCGGATCTCATCAGAACGAAGGAGCAGCTCTGGTATTCGTGAGGTCCGGGGACCAATGGCAATCGACGAATACCCATGACAGTCTGTTGCTCAGTTCGGTACCGCAACAGGACAGTTTCCTGGCAGGCGACGTCCAAATTGACGGTAACATCATCCTTCTCACGTCGACGAACTGGTGGAAACGCCCGATTGTTGATCAGGTACGAACAAGCGTGTTTAAAATGCCTGCGAGCGGATGGGTTGGCGAATTAACGGAATCCACCACGCTTGCACCACCAATGGCCTCTGCGTCGGGCGTTTGGCATGTGGCCGTGAGTATCGACAGCGGAACCATTCTGGCTGGAACCGCTGGGACGGACGTGTCCGTCACGGAGAGTGGTTCCGCGTCCATTTATCGCCTCGATGACGTCACACAGCCATCCGCCATTCCGTGGACGCAGGTGTTAACTCCACCTTCAAACGGACGGATGATTGAAGATGTACGCCTTTGGTTCGGCCAGAGCATCGCCATCGAAGGTGACATTGCTGTTGCTGGAACGGGCAACTGGGCCTCAGGCAGATTTAAGAAGGAAGGCGTCGTCTGGGTCTATCAAAAGATCGAGAACGTTTGGACGCGCGTTGCAGAATTGAGGTCTTCACATCCTTTGCCGTTTGGCAGATTTGGTCAAACCGTCGCCATCAGCGGCTCAACCATTGTCGTCGGTGAACCGGCCGACGAACGTCCTGGTGCCGTCTACGTGTTCGAAAGACCAGCCACCGGCTGGAGTGGCACCATCGCTCCAACAGCTCGCCTTAGCGCGGAGGGTCCTGCGATCAGCCGAGCCGGGATGAACGTTGCTGTGGATGGAAACACGGTGGTGGTGGCTGGTTTTCCCGCTGGAGATTCCACGCCGCCTGTGCTGGTGTTCGAACGACCTTCCACAGGCTGGCTGTCCACAACCGCTCCTTCTGCAGTCCTGATGCGTTCGGGAACTCGGTCCCACAGCGGTTTTGGACACAGCATTGCAATCGAGGGAAATACGATTGCCATTTTAAACACGCGAGATTCGTGGGGTTACAACGTCCAGGAACCGTATGATTCTGTGTTCGTCTATGTTCGCCCGAACAATGGATGGACAGGAACCATTCTCGAATCAGCACGACTGGACCCGCCGGAGAACCTTCGCGAAACACTTCGAACGGGATACGACGGCTGGTCAACATCGCGAGTACAAATCAGCGGCAGTCAGATTGTTCTGGGCGTTCCCGCTTCGCCAATTCGGACAGGGACTCAAACATCGGACTACGTCGCCGGGCTGCTATTTGAACGCCCCGCATCAGGATGGCCGGGCTCAGGGGTACCGGCCAGGATGCTGCTGGCGACAAGACCCTCAGGAACTGGAATTGCCGGACCGGTTGTCGCGATGAACGACGACAAAGTATTCATCACGTCATTCGACGATCATACGGTTTCATTCTTTCAAACCAGTCTGGTTTCAGCAGACGGGGAAATCCATGAAGCCGAACAACTGGCAACTCCCTTTGAAACGTCCGCCTGGAATCTTGATACGGATGGCAATTCCCTGCTGATCTCTTATCCGGCCGAATCCGGGAAAGCCTCGCTCACAGGAATCGCTCAGATCACCGGCCTTGTGCGCCAGATGGATTTTGGCGATGCCCCGGATTCCTATCGGACACGATCCGCAGCTAACGGCGCCAGGCATACCGCAACCGGACCATTGCTGGGACGACTTCGCGATGGTGAACCAGACGCGGCTGAAGTTCTGGATGGTTCCTCAGACGACTCCGTTTCGCTGTCTTCCAGCGCGATCGACGATGAAGACGGTGTGAATATCAGATATGTGCACCGGGGTCAGCGCATGGCTGTTCCCTACACAACATCCGGACAGGCCGGTCGGCTGTACGCATGGATCGACTTCAACCAGGATGGTGATTTCGATGACGAAGGCGAACAGATCGCGTTTGGTGATTCGCTGATTGAACCCGGCGAACACGCATTGTTCATTGACGTTCCGGAAGATGTGGTAACAGGCCCTGGTTTTGCCAGGTTTCGAATCTCAACAGACGCTGGACTGGGTGTAGATGGCGCTGCGAATGACGGGGAAGTCGAAGATTACCCCATCACGATTGTCGATGGCGTGCCAGTTGTACTTGAGCCAGGCTCGAATCAGTCGGACAACCGTCCGTTGATGCGCTGGACACAGCCGAATGGATTAACGCATTACGAACTGTGGATGACAAAGCTCTCCACAAACACGCCGGTTTTTCAGAACCTGTTTGTTGAAGGAACGTCCTTTCAACCCGCGACCCCGCTGGCGGTGGGTCGTTACGCGCTCTGGGTCCGATCAGTCAGCAGCGAAGGAAATCGTTCCCCCTGGAGCGAACCGAAAGTTTTTCGGATCGACACGGCTCCCATCGTGAAAGTGCCGGGCCCTGTCGTGGGGCTCCGGCCGCAAATTCAATGGCAGCCGCTTTCCGGCGCAGTCACCTATGAAATCTGGATCGACAACCTGACGATGGGACGCCGTCAACTCTATGCGACCAGCGTGTCCGGGTCAGCAATCTCGTTTATCCCGGATGCACCTCTGCCGGCAGGGACCTATCGGTACTGGGTACGTGCTATTGATGCGGGCAACCAGGCGACTCAGTGGTCAGCCCCGCAGCAGTTCACCATTCGAGTTCCGTTTTACGCACCGCAAATTGATACGCTTGCCGATCGCCCGGAGATCACGTGGGTTGACACCGCCGCTGACGAATATGAAGTGTATTTTCAGGAACAGGGCCAACCGTTTCAGATATACCGCGTGCAAAGTCATCGATGGGTTCCCGGACACGATCTGGCGCCAGGGCGGCACTTTATCTGGGTCCGACCGGTGGATGCGCTGGCCAGGCGGTCGTTCGCCTGGAGTCAGCCTTTGATCGTGTCGACCAATGGCAGACCACGTCTGAAGAGCCCCGCGGGCATCACCGGTTCCTCGACGCCTCAGTTCTCCTGGTATCCTGTTGAGGGAGCCGTTCGTTATTCGATCCAGATCCGGAATGCTCGCACGGACACGCCGGTGTGGACTGCAGACGATGTCACACAGACGAACCATTCACCACCGATGATTTTTGAAGACGGCGACTATCAGTTCTGGGTGCAGGCAATCGCAGCTGATGGCCGCAGGGGTTGGTGGAGCCCGACCGGCAATTTCTCTGTCACAGCCGCCAGCGTTGAACTTCCCGTCAACAACATCCGGGTTTCATTGCAACAATCAGGCCAGCCTCTGCTAACGTGGACAAAAGCCCCGAACATGTTGCTGTTCGATGTCTTCCTCACAGACGGTTTTCGAGTCATGACCCGAAACTCCCTGCCCTCATCGAGCTTCGCTCCGGACGAAACCCTTGACACGGGAACATGGACGTTCTGGGTTCGAGCGATGTCGACGGATGGCCGACGCGGAGCGTGGTCGCAGCCTTTTCGATTTACGGCAGACGACTATACGGTCCTGGAGCAGACGAACACCGTTGGCAGCGTCCCTCAACTCTCGTGGCTGCCGATCATCAATGCGGTCAGGTATGAAGTTTTCATCCAGCACATGGAAACGCTTACGGTGACGAAGATGAGCGTCTACACGAGCACGACCAGTGTTCCATCCGTCCTTGGGTCGGGACGTTATCGGGTTTGGGTGCGTTCGATCAGCCTGTCGGGCGATTACGGCTTGTGGAGCCAGCCAGTGACAGTCGACGTGATTTAG
- a CDS encoding GntR family transcriptional regulator, giving the protein MQIRISQEDGTPVYQQLVTQIRMLVASGRLEEGQQLPPVRRLAEQLTINPNTVARAYRELETAGVVVTRRGSGVFVSDGTSPLSRKERNRLLNERIDALLAEAVQLNFDLETLPELVRQRSQTFRQEQNS; this is encoded by the coding sequence GTGCAGATTCGTATATCTCAGGAAGACGGGACGCCCGTTTATCAGCAACTGGTGACTCAGATCCGGATGCTGGTGGCGTCCGGACGGCTGGAAGAAGGGCAGCAACTGCCGCCCGTGCGCAGGCTGGCGGAGCAGTTGACGATCAATCCCAACACGGTGGCCCGAGCGTACCGCGAACTGGAAACAGCCGGTGTTGTGGTGACTCGGCGAGGTTCCGGGGTGTTTGTTTCGGATGGCACGTCGCCGTTGTCGCGCAAAGAACGGAACCGCCTGCTGAATGAACGCATCGATGCTTTGCTGGCCGAAGCGGTGCAACTGAACTTCGATCTCGAAACGCTGCCGGAACTCGTCCGCCAGCGCAGCCAGACCTTTCGACAGGAGCAGAATTCATGA